Proteins encoded by one window of Cannabis sativa cultivar Pink pepper isolate KNU-18-1 chromosome 4, ASM2916894v1, whole genome shotgun sequence:
- the LOC133036535 gene encoding protein FAR1-RELATED SEQUENCE 1-like, whose translation MIYTHSKFKELQKELAGKLYCNVSCNGDDDKVFNVIETLFVGDQQRERTYIVKFNKENCEINCACRLFEFKGILCRHILSILTQEHVKKVPEKYLLARWRKDINRCHTRIKVNYNDVSGNVDTQRYNRLQKKFYEVADWAIESKDNCETFWNVMNGLPTKRKGCDKQERKSCDKEEGKRCDK comes from the coding sequence ATGATCTATACTCATTCTAAGTTTAAAGAATTACAAAAAGAGCTAGCTGGGAAGCTTTATTGCAATGTATCTTGTAATGGTGATGATGATAAAGTCTTTAACGTAATTGAGACTTTATTTGTTGGAGACCAACAAAGAGAAAGGACTTATATTGTTAAGTTCAATAAAGAGAATTGTGAGATCAATTGTGCTTGTCGACTATTTGAATTTAAAGGGATTCTTTGTAGGCATATATTATCAATTTTGACCCAAGAACATGTCAAAAAAGTACCAGAAAAGTATCTTCTAGCGCGATGGAGGAAAGATATAAATCGATGTCATACAAGGATCAAGGTAAACTATAATGATGTGAGTGGAAATGTTGACACTCAAAGGTATAATAGGTTGCAAAAGAAATTTTATGAAGTTGCTGATTGGGCTATTGAATCTAAAGATAATTGTGAAACATTTTGGAATGTGATGAATGGATTGCCAACAAAGAGAAAAGGTTGTGACaagcaagaaagaaaaagttGTGATAAGGAGGAAGGAAAAAGATGTGATAAATAA